One segment of Streptomyces bathyalis DNA contains the following:
- a CDS encoding cell division protein PerM — MSQVTHRSSTLSPYGRSTSRPLPSKASWFFEGVLAAGLGLGALTVLVLLLWIISPYPESGAGAALHLAADLWLLGHGSALVRTETLSGVPAPVALTPLLLVIPPVWLLYRACAQALSAGGDAGSEGGSGEDGGSPGALSPLGCVAGGYLVTGAVTVLFASAGPVRADALSASVRLPLFVLCVAVAALWPGWGSTPPMAPNEPGTPARSPSGESARWPDVPALRERDSAAPVLSEARALARRVGSLHTALTAMAVLCAGGLVVTLGVLLWHVDDVQSAFPRLAGGSWTGQFAVLLLVVALLPNAAVWAAAYGLGPGFALGTGAVVGPLTQTGSAPLPPFPLLEALPASDSGYGLVGGVAAATVPLAAGATIGWYVARAAAPDPGRREAPVSWRATASVVVLVACECAVGVAVLAAFSGGALGTEAMAFLGPSWQLTGAATFVWAVLVGAPVALMLRAWRLRGRGGEGGPDAAAARLARWRELKAASGGLMPDFEPRRD, encoded by the coding sequence GTGAGCCAAGTGACGCATCGCAGCTCGACGTTGTCCCCGTACGGCCGCAGCACGTCACGACCGCTGCCGTCGAAGGCCTCGTGGTTCTTCGAGGGGGTGCTCGCCGCGGGACTGGGGCTCGGAGCACTCACCGTCCTCGTGCTGCTGCTGTGGATCATCTCGCCGTACCCGGAGAGCGGCGCAGGCGCCGCCCTGCACCTCGCCGCCGATCTGTGGCTGCTCGGGCACGGCAGTGCCCTCGTCCGCACCGAGACGCTCTCCGGTGTCCCGGCGCCCGTCGCGCTGACGCCGCTGCTGCTGGTGATTCCGCCCGTGTGGCTGCTGTACCGGGCGTGTGCGCAGGCGCTCTCCGCGGGCGGGGACGCGGGGAGCGAGGGCGGGTCCGGCGAGGACGGCGGGTCGCCGGGTGCGCTGTCGCCCCTCGGCTGCGTGGCCGGCGGATATCTGGTGACGGGGGCGGTCACCGTGCTCTTCGCATCCGCCGGGCCCGTGCGGGCAGATGCGCTGAGCGCTTCGGTGCGGCTGCCGCTCTTCGTCCTGTGCGTCGCGGTGGCGGCGTTGTGGCCGGGGTGGGGGAGCACGCCGCCGATGGCGCCCAACGAGCCCGGCACGCCTGCCCGTTCACCGTCCGGCGAGAGCGCGCGGTGGCCCGACGTGCCGGCGTTGCGCGAGCGGGACTCCGCGGCACCCGTGCTGTCCGAGGCACGCGCGCTCGCCCGGCGCGTCGGCTCACTGCACACCGCGCTGACGGCGATGGCGGTGCTGTGCGCCGGCGGCCTCGTCGTCACGCTCGGCGTGCTGCTGTGGCACGTGGACGATGTCCAGTCCGCGTTTCCGCGCCTCGCGGGCGGCTCCTGGACGGGGCAGTTCGCGGTGCTCCTTCTCGTGGTCGCTCTGCTTCCGAACGCCGCGGTGTGGGCGGCCGCGTACGGACTCGGCCCCGGCTTCGCGCTCGGCACCGGCGCCGTGGTCGGCCCGCTCACGCAGACGGGCAGCGCACCGCTGCCGCCGTTCCCGCTGCTGGAGGCGTTGCCCGCGTCTGACAGCGGCTACGGACTCGTCGGCGGCGTCGCGGCCGCAACCGTGCCGCTGGCCGCGGGCGCGACCATCGGCTGGTACGTGGCGCGCGCCGCCGCGCCCGACCCGGGCCGGCGCGAGGCGCCGGTGAGCTGGAGAGCGACGGCGTCCGTCGTCGTCCTCGTGGCGTGCGAATGCGCCGTCGGCGTCGCCGTCCTCGCGGCGTTCTCGGGTGGTGCGCTCGGCACCGAGGCCATGGCGTTCCTCGGGCCGAGCTGGCAGCTGACGGGTGCGGCCACGTTCGTGTGGGCGGTGCTGGTCGGAGCGCCGGTGGCGCTCATGCTGCGGGCGTGGCGGCTGCGGGGGCGCGGAGGCGAGGGCGGCCCCGACGCGGCAGCCGCGCGCCTGGCCCGCTGGAGGGAGCTGAAGGCGGCGTCGGGCGGGCTGATGCCGGACTTCGAACCGCGCCGGGACTGA
- a CDS encoding RNA polymerase sigma factor translates to MSGQQQEPAAAGADSAGTSAQQDAVPCARDEEHPGQDGPSSVQDQAHPAGDGPPPDRSPTAASDAFDLLYESSAPALARQSFLLCGGHALARRVVAHAFRLAWRRWPQVAVDPDPAGWVRAVAHRSALAPWRQARPVRFVRRVRAMRHVPPGDRTLLDALLRLPPSYRAALLLHDGLGLSLGDTAAEVEASTAATSGRLRHARAALAGRVPALGDASPEELPDVTALLLRQLAAPQPATLPPAERVRGSSEVRGWCGTTAALGLTVAVAATGFALAVSDDERNPPRVPVPKPPSSTLEADQQPGRLQPMVRK, encoded by the coding sequence ATGAGCGGACAGCAGCAGGAGCCGGCCGCCGCGGGAGCGGACAGCGCCGGCACCTCGGCGCAGCAGGACGCGGTCCCCTGCGCGCGGGACGAAGAACACCCGGGTCAGGACGGACCCTCCTCGGTCCAGGACCAAGCCCACCCGGCCGGGGACGGGCCTCCCCCCGACCGTTCCCCCACCGCCGCGTCGGACGCCTTCGACCTGCTCTACGAGAGCAGCGCGCCCGCCCTCGCCCGTCAGTCCTTCCTGCTGTGCGGCGGCCACGCCCTCGCCCGCCGCGTCGTCGCCCACGCCTTCCGGCTCGCGTGGCGCCGCTGGCCGCAGGTCGCCGTCGACCCCGATCCGGCGGGCTGGGTACGGGCCGTCGCACACCGGTCCGCACTTGCTCCCTGGCGCCAGGCCCGGCCCGTCCGATTCGTCCGCCGCGTGCGGGCGATGCGTCATGTCCCGCCCGGCGACCGGACCTTGCTCGACGCGCTGCTGCGCCTGCCGCCCTCCTACCGTGCGGCGCTGCTGCTGCACGACGGGCTGGGCCTGAGCCTCGGCGACACCGCCGCGGAAGTGGAGGCAAGCACAGCGGCGACCTCGGGGCGGCTGCGCCACGCACGTGCGGCGCTGGCCGGAAGGGTGCCGGCGCTGGGCGACGCCTCGCCGGAGGAACTGCCGGACGTGACGGCGCTTCTCCTACGTCAGCTGGCGGCCCCGCAGCCCGCGACGTTGCCGCCCGCGGAGCGTGTACGCGGAAGCAGCGAGGTCCGAGGCTGGTGCGGAACGACTGCCGCGCTGGGGCTCACCGTCGCGGTTGCGGCGACCGGTTTCGCGCTCGCCGTGTCCGACGACGAACGGAACCCGCCCAGGGTGCCCGTGCCCAAACCGCCGTCCTCGACGCTCGAGGCGGACCAGCAACCGGGCCGCCTGCAGCCGATGGTCCGCAAGTGA
- the sucD gene encoding succinate--CoA ligase subunit alpha gives MAIFLNKESKVIVQGMTGSEGQKHTKRMLASGTNIVGGVNPRKAGTNVDFDGAQVPVFGGVKEAIEATGADTTVIFVPPKFAKDAVVEAVDAGIGLAVVITEGIAVHDTAYFWDYASQKGNRTRIVGPNCPGLITPGQSNAGIIPSDITKPGRIGLVSKSGTLTYQMMYELRDIGFSTCVGIGGDPVIGTTHIDALKAFEADPDTDLIVMIGEIGGDAEERAADFIKANVSKPVVGYVAGFTAPEGKTMGHAGAIVSGSSGTAQAKKEALEAAGVQVGKTPSETARLARGLLAG, from the coding sequence ATGGCTATCTTCCTCAACAAGGAGAGCAAGGTCATCGTCCAGGGGATGACCGGCTCCGAGGGCCAGAAGCACACGAAGCGGATGCTGGCCTCCGGCACGAACATCGTCGGCGGCGTCAACCCGCGCAAGGCGGGCACGAACGTCGACTTCGACGGTGCACAGGTGCCGGTCTTCGGCGGCGTGAAGGAGGCCATCGAGGCCACCGGCGCCGACACCACGGTCATCTTCGTACCGCCGAAGTTCGCCAAGGACGCGGTCGTCGAGGCCGTCGACGCCGGGATCGGCCTGGCCGTCGTCATCACCGAGGGCATCGCGGTGCACGACACGGCCTACTTCTGGGACTACGCCTCCCAGAAGGGCAACAGGACCCGCATCGTCGGCCCCAACTGCCCCGGCCTGATCACGCCCGGCCAGTCCAACGCCGGCATCATCCCGTCGGACATCACCAAGCCGGGCCGCATCGGCCTGGTCTCGAAGTCCGGCACGCTGACGTACCAGATGATGTACGAGCTGCGTGACATCGGCTTCTCGACCTGCGTCGGCATCGGCGGCGACCCCGTCATCGGCACGACGCACATCGACGCCCTCAAGGCGTTCGAGGCCGACCCCGACACCGACCTGATCGTGATGATCGGCGAGATCGGCGGCGACGCCGAGGAGCGTGCCGCGGACTTCATCAAGGCGAACGTCTCGAAGCCGGTCGTCGGCTACGTCGCGGGCTTCACGGCTCCCGAGGGCAAGACGATGGGGCACGCGGGCGCCATCGTCTCCGGTTCGTCGGGCACCGCCCAGGCGAAGAAGGAGGCCCTGGAGGCCGCGGGCGTCCAGGTCGGCAAGACGCCGTCCGAGACGGCACGGCTGGCACGCGGACTGCTGGCCGGCTGA
- the sucC gene encoding ADP-forming succinate--CoA ligase subunit beta, whose product MDLFEYQARDLFAKHDVPVLAGEVIDTPEAAREVTERLGGRAVVKAQVKTGGRGKAGGVKLAADPAEAVEKARAILGMDIKGHTVQKVMLAETADIAEEYYVSFLLDRTNRTFLAMASVEGGVEIEEVAATKPEALAKIPVDAIEGVTDTKAREIAEAAKFPAELIDQVAEVLKKLWDVFIREDALLVEVNPLVKTGEGKVIALDGKVSLDANAEFRQPDHAALEDKAAADPLEAAAKAKDLNYVKLDGQVGIIGNGAGLVMSTLDVVAYAGEAHDNVKPANFLDIGGGASAEVMANGLEIILGDPDVKSVFVNVFGGITACDAVANGIVQALELLKSKGEDVTKPLVVRLDGNNAELGRKILTDADHPLVQQVDTMDGAADRAAELAAK is encoded by the coding sequence GTGGACCTGTTCGAGTACCAGGCGAGGGACCTCTTCGCCAAGCATGACGTACCGGTGCTGGCCGGCGAAGTCATCGATACGCCCGAGGCGGCGCGCGAGGTGACCGAGCGACTCGGTGGTCGCGCGGTCGTCAAGGCGCAGGTGAAGACCGGCGGCCGTGGCAAGGCCGGCGGTGTGAAGCTCGCGGCCGACCCCGCGGAGGCCGTCGAGAAGGCCAGGGCCATCCTGGGCATGGACATCAAGGGCCACACGGTCCAGAAGGTCATGCTGGCCGAGACCGCGGACATCGCGGAGGAGTACTACGTCTCCTTCCTGCTGGACCGCACCAACCGGACGTTCCTCGCCATGGCCTCCGTCGAGGGCGGTGTCGAGATCGAGGAGGTCGCCGCGACCAAGCCTGAGGCGCTCGCGAAGATCCCCGTCGACGCCATCGAGGGCGTCACCGACACCAAGGCGCGCGAGATCGCCGAGGCCGCGAAGTTCCCGGCCGAGCTGATCGACCAGGTCGCCGAGGTCCTGAAGAAGCTGTGGGACGTCTTCATCCGCGAGGACGCGCTGCTCGTCGAGGTCAACCCGCTCGTCAAGACGGGCGAGGGCAAGGTCATCGCGCTGGACGGAAAGGTCTCGCTCGACGCCAACGCCGAGTTCCGGCAGCCGGACCACGCGGCGCTGGAGGACAAGGCCGCGGCCGACCCGCTGGAGGCCGCCGCCAAGGCGAAGGACCTCAACTACGTCAAGCTCGACGGCCAGGTCGGCATCATCGGCAACGGCGCGGGTCTGGTCATGTCGACTCTCGACGTCGTCGCGTACGCGGGTGAGGCGCACGACAACGTCAAGCCGGCCAACTTCCTGGACATCGGGGGCGGCGCCTCCGCCGAAGTGATGGCGAACGGCCTGGAGATCATTCTCGGGGACCCGGACGTGAAGTCGGTCTTCGTCAACGTCTTCGGCGGGATCACCGCTTGCGACGCCGTCGCGAACGGCATCGTCCAGGCGCTCGAACTGCTCAAGAGCAAGGGCGAGGACGTCACCAAGCCGCTGGTCGTGCGCCTCGACGGCAACAACGCCGAGCTGGGCCGCAAGATCCTCACGGATGCGGACCACCCGCTCGTGCAGCAGGTGGACACCATGGACGGTGCGGCCGACCGCGCTGCCGAGCTGGCCGCAAAGTAA
- a CDS encoding vWA domain-containing protein: MTGSPGTDSMPGNPGPGTPRPGTPGNPGPYGNVPATPAPYGTHGGDGHGSPTDTGGLTPADERLRRWRLVLGGSGGSDGTGRELSGADAAMDRTLQALYGSGPAGGPGAGSGQGRRGERTGGLGGSAPQVARWLGDIRTYFPSSVVQVMQRDAIERLNLSALMLEPEMLEAVEPDVHLVGTLLSLKAAMPETSKETARAVVRKVVAELEKKLAARTRSTLTGALDRSAKVHRPRHRDIDWDRTIRANLKNYLPEHRTIVPERLIGHGRASRGVKKDVVLCIDQSGSMAASVVHASVFGAVLASMRSLNTRLVAFDTSVVDLTEELDDPVDVLFGTQLGGGTDINRALAYCQSQITRPAETVVVLISDLYEGGIRDEMLKRVTQMKAAGVQFVALLALSDEGAPAYDRSHASALAALGAPAFACTPDHFPEVMAAAIEKRPLPVPDE, translated from the coding sequence ATGACCGGCAGCCCCGGCACAGACAGCATGCCCGGCAACCCCGGCCCCGGGACGCCCCGCCCCGGGACGCCCGGCAACCCCGGCCCGTACGGCAACGTCCCCGCGACACCGGCGCCGTACGGCACACACGGCGGCGACGGCCACGGCTCACCCACCGACACCGGCGGACTCACGCCCGCGGACGAACGGCTGCGCCGCTGGCGGCTGGTGCTCGGCGGCTCCGGTGGTTCGGACGGCACCGGCCGCGAGTTGAGCGGCGCCGACGCGGCGATGGACCGCACGCTCCAGGCGCTCTACGGCAGCGGACCGGCGGGCGGTCCCGGTGCCGGCTCCGGGCAGGGGCGGCGCGGCGAGCGCACCGGTGGCCTCGGCGGATCGGCGCCCCAAGTGGCGCGCTGGCTCGGTGACATCAGGACGTACTTCCCCAGTTCCGTCGTGCAGGTGATGCAGCGCGACGCCATCGAGCGGCTCAATCTGTCCGCGCTGATGCTGGAGCCGGAGATGCTGGAGGCGGTGGAGCCGGATGTGCACCTCGTCGGCACGCTCCTGTCGCTGAAGGCGGCCATGCCGGAGACCAGCAAGGAGACGGCACGCGCGGTGGTGCGCAAGGTCGTCGCCGAACTGGAGAAGAAGCTCGCCGCACGCACACGCTCCACCCTCACCGGCGCGCTCGACCGCTCCGCCAAGGTGCACCGCCCACGTCACCGGGACATCGACTGGGACCGCACCATCCGCGCCAACCTCAAGAACTATCTGCCCGAGCACCGCACCATCGTCCCGGAACGGCTCATCGGTCACGGGCGGGCGTCGCGGGGGGTCAAGAAGGACGTCGTCCTCTGCATCGACCAGTCGGGGTCCATGGCGGCGTCGGTCGTCCATGCGTCCGTCTTCGGCGCGGTGCTCGCCTCGATGCGCTCCCTGAACACGCGGCTCGTCGCCTTCGACACCAGCGTCGTCGACCTCACGGAGGAGCTGGACGATCCGGTGGACGTGCTCTTCGGCACACAACTCGGCGGCGGCACGGACATCAACAGGGCGCTGGCGTACTGCCAGTCGCAGATCACCCGCCCCGCCGAGACCGTCGTGGTCCTCATCAGCGACCTCTACGAGGGCGGCATACGTGACGAGATGCTCAAGCGGGTGACGCAGATGAAGGCGGCCGGTGTGCAGTTCGTCGCCCTTCTCGCCCTGTCTGACGAGGGCGCACCGGCGTACGACCGCTCCCACGCGAGTGCCCTCGCCGCACTTGGAGCTCCCGCGTTCGCCTGCACGCCCGACCACTTCCCGGAGGTGATGGCGGCGGCCATCGAGAAGCGGCCCCTCCCCGTCCCGGATGAATGA
- a CDS encoding DUF5682 family protein, with the protein MTVADVLTGGPAGERGDVPLLLGIRHHGPGSARAVRAALEARQPRALLVEGPPEADGIVALAGDEAMRPPVALLAHALDEPGRAAFWPLAAFSPEWVAIRWALAYGVPVRFIDLPAAHALALAGEGGDARTSEDDGKPGREDPEDGAAQGDGEALRVDPLAALAEAAGYDDAERWWEDVIEHREARAGSDPYAPFAVLGEAMAALREKHGSEGIQPADEAGGGHRRDRDQVREAHMRLRLRDAVREFGPGDVAVVCGAWHVPALAAKAKVADDRQSLRGLPKVKAEITWVPWTHRRLARRSGYGAGITSPGWYEHLFASPDRVVERWMTKVARLLRAEDYGISSAHVIEAVRLADSLAAMRGRPLAGLTETVDATRAVMCEGSDVPLALVRDKLVVGEVLGEVPEGAPAVPLQRDLARQQRTLRLKPEASERELELDLRKETDSARSRLLHRLRLLDIDWAVPARARTGSTGTFRESWRLCWEPELSVRTAEAGVWGTTVEGAATAKAVSRATEATVLAEVTALAESCLLAELPDALRVVMRALADRAALDADVGRLAEALPALVRSLRYGNVRGTDSAALTEVALGLAERVCVGLPPACSGLDADGAARMRDRIDAVHQSMALLAQACAEPSGVPAGTSTVPGRRAAGDAAGGVQSRWRGVLRKLASRDRIPGLVRGRCVRLLLDDAQLAQAEAGRLMGLALSPGTSPPEAAAWIEGFLAGGGMLLVHDERLLALVDGWLSSVPGEAFTDVLPLLRRTFAGFDSGVRRTVGELVRRGGLSTAADAGGAHNGPGGAGSSLPPLRPVRPGFGYGLDEARADAVLPTLRLLLGQAVRADHTTEQEEAPL; encoded by the coding sequence GTGACCGTTGCGGACGTCCTCACCGGCGGGCCCGCGGGCGAACGGGGCGACGTGCCACTGCTGTTGGGCATACGGCACCACGGGCCCGGCTCGGCACGCGCCGTGCGGGCCGCCCTGGAGGCACGGCAGCCGCGAGCGCTTCTCGTCGAGGGACCGCCGGAGGCGGACGGCATCGTCGCGCTGGCGGGGGACGAGGCCATGCGTCCGCCCGTGGCGCTCCTCGCCCACGCCCTGGACGAGCCGGGGAGGGCGGCCTTCTGGCCGCTCGCCGCGTTCTCCCCGGAGTGGGTCGCGATCAGATGGGCGCTGGCCTACGGGGTCCCGGTCCGCTTCATCGACCTTCCCGCTGCGCACGCGCTCGCGCTCGCCGGCGAAGGGGGCGACGCGAGGACAAGCGAGGACGACGGGAAGCCCGGCCGGGAGGATCCGGAGGACGGGGCGGCGCAGGGCGACGGCGAAGCGCTGCGCGTCGATCCGCTCGCCGCTCTGGCCGAGGCCGCGGGCTACGACGACGCCGAGCGGTGGTGGGAGGACGTGATCGAACACCGGGAGGCGCGGGCCGGTTCCGACCCGTACGCCCCCTTCGCGGTGCTCGGTGAGGCCATGGCTGCGCTCCGCGAGAAGCACGGCAGCGAAGGGATCCAGCCGGCCGACGAGGCCGGCGGCGGCCACCGCCGCGACCGCGACCAGGTGCGCGAGGCTCACATGCGGCTGCGTCTGCGCGACGCCGTCCGGGAGTTCGGGCCGGGTGACGTCGCCGTCGTGTGCGGAGCGTGGCATGTGCCGGCGCTGGCGGCGAAGGCCAAGGTCGCCGACGACAGGCAGTCCCTCAGGGGCCTGCCGAAGGTGAAGGCGGAGATCACCTGGGTGCCGTGGACGCACCGGCGGCTCGCACGCCGCAGCGGCTACGGCGCGGGCATCACCTCTCCCGGCTGGTACGAGCACCTCTTCGCCTCGCCCGACCGGGTCGTCGAGCGGTGGATGACGAAGGTGGCCAGGCTGCTGCGCGCCGAGGACTACGGAATCTCCTCGGCCCACGTCATCGAGGCGGTCCGGCTGGCCGATTCGCTCGCCGCCATGCGCGGCAGACCCCTGGCGGGCCTGACCGAAACGGTCGACGCCACGCGGGCCGTGATGTGCGAGGGCTCCGACGTGCCGCTCGCTCTCGTGCGGGACAAACTCGTCGTCGGAGAGGTGCTGGGGGAGGTGCCGGAGGGAGCGCCCGCCGTGCCGCTCCAGCGGGACCTGGCCAGGCAGCAGCGCACGCTGCGGCTCAAACCGGAGGCCTCCGAGCGGGAGTTGGAGCTCGACCTGCGCAAGGAGACGGACTCGGCGCGCAGCAGGCTCCTGCACCGGCTGCGCCTGCTGGACATCGACTGGGCGGTGCCCGCGCGGGCCCGTACCGGCAGCACCGGCACGTTCCGCGAGAGCTGGCGGCTGTGCTGGGAACCGGAGTTGTCGGTGCGTACGGCGGAAGCGGGCGTGTGGGGCACGACGGTGGAGGGCGCGGCGACGGCCAAGGCGGTGTCCCGAGCCACCGAGGCCACCGTCCTGGCGGAAGTCACGGCCCTGGCCGAGAGCTGCCTGCTGGCGGAGCTGCCCGATGCGCTGAGGGTCGTCATGAGGGCGCTCGCCGACCGTGCCGCGCTGGACGCCGATGTCGGCAGGCTCGCCGAGGCGCTGCCCGCGCTGGTGCGTTCGCTGAGGTACGGCAACGTGCGCGGCACCGACTCGGCGGCCCTCACGGAGGTCGCCCTCGGGCTGGCGGAACGCGTGTGCGTGGGGCTGCCGCCCGCGTGTTCGGGACTGGACGCGGACGGTGCGGCCCGGATGCGTGACCGCATCGACGCCGTCCATCAGTCCATGGCGCTCCTGGCGCAGGCGTGCGCCGAACCCTCCGGCGTCCCGGCCGGGACGTCCACGGTGCCGGGCCGGCGGGCTGCCGGGGATGCGGCGGGCGGAGTGCAGTCGCGCTGGCGTGGAGTCCTGCGCAAGCTCGCCTCGCGCGACCGGATACCGGGCCTGGTCCGCGGCCGGTGTGTGCGCCTGCTGCTGGACGATGCCCAGTTGGCGCAGGCGGAAGCCGGCCGGCTGATGGGTCTCGCCCTCTCGCCGGGCACGTCACCGCCCGAGGCCGCGGCTTGGATCGAGGGCTTCCTGGCCGGAGGCGGGATGCTGCTCGTGCACGACGAACGGCTGCTCGCCCTCGTCGACGGCTGGCTGTCGTCCGTGCCCGGTGAGGCCTTCACCGACGTGCTGCCCCTGCTGCGCAGGACGTTCGCCGGATTCGACTCCGGCGTACGGCGCACCGTCGGCGAACTCGTGCGGCGTGGCGGCCTCTCGACGGCGGCGGACGCCGGCGGAGCACACAACGGCCCCGGAGGCGCGGGCAGTTCGCTGCCACCGCTCCGCCCGGTCCGGCCCGGCTTCGGGTACGGGCTGGACGAGGCGCGCGCGGACGCGGTTCTGCCGACTCTCCGCCTGCTGCTCGGACAGGCCGTGCGAGCCGACCACACGACGGAGCAGGAGGAGGCGCCCCTATGA
- a CDS encoding ATP-binding protein: MCGGGLVTDSSAVDAAKQPALRPHAEDAFAGELKALAAADDRPRPERWRLSPWAVSTYLLGGVLPGGTSRTKSGGGTVITPKYVGPRRLVEVAVSTLATDRALLLLGVPGTAKTWVSEHLAAAVSGDSTLLVQGTAGTAEEAVRYGWNYAQLLAHGPSRDALVPSPVMRAMAEGMTARVEELTRIPADVQDSLITVLSEKTLPIPELGGEVQAVRGFNLIATANDRDRGVNELSSALRRRFNTVVLPLPETAEAEVDIVARRVDQLGRSLDLPAAADGTAEIRRVVTVFRELREGVTADGRTKIKSPSGTLSTAEAISVVTGGMALAAHFGDGVLRAGDVAAGVLGAVVRDPSSDRVVWQEYLEAVVRERDGWKDFYRACREVSP; this comes from the coding sequence ATGTGTGGAGGGGGACTCGTGACCGATTCCAGTGCCGTGGACGCCGCGAAGCAGCCCGCGCTGCGGCCGCACGCCGAGGACGCCTTCGCCGGCGAGCTGAAGGCGCTCGCCGCGGCGGACGACAGGCCGCGTCCGGAGCGCTGGCGCCTCTCGCCGTGGGCGGTCTCCACGTATCTGCTCGGCGGCGTGCTGCCTGGGGGCACCTCCCGGACGAAGTCTGGGGGAGGAACGGTGATCACGCCGAAGTACGTGGGCCCGCGCCGGCTCGTCGAGGTGGCCGTCAGCACGCTGGCGACGGACCGTGCGCTGCTGCTCCTCGGTGTTCCCGGCACCGCCAAGACCTGGGTGTCGGAACATCTCGCGGCCGCCGTCAGCGGTGATTCGACCCTGCTGGTGCAGGGCACCGCGGGCACCGCCGAGGAGGCCGTCCGGTACGGGTGGAACTACGCCCAGCTGCTCGCCCACGGCCCGAGCCGCGACGCCCTGGTGCCCAGCCCCGTGATGCGTGCGATGGCGGAGGGCATGACGGCGCGCGTCGAGGAGCTGACGCGCATTCCGGCCGACGTGCAGGACAGCCTGATCACCGTGCTGTCCGAGAAGACCCTGCCGATACCGGAACTGGGCGGGGAGGTGCAGGCCGTGCGCGGCTTCAACCTCATCGCGACGGCGAACGACCGCGACCGCGGGGTGAACGAGCTGTCCAGCGCTCTGCGCCGCCGGTTCAACACGGTGGTCCTTCCACTGCCCGAGACGGCGGAGGCCGAGGTCGACATCGTCGCCCGCCGCGTCGACCAGCTCGGCCGCTCCCTCGACCTGCCGGCAGCTGCCGACGGCACGGCGGAGATACGGCGCGTGGTCACGGTCTTCCGGGAGCTGCGCGAGGGCGTGACGGCCGACGGGCGCACGAAGATCAAGTCCCCGTCCGGGACGCTCTCCACGGCGGAGGCGATCTCCGTCGTCACCGGCGGGATGGCGCTGGCGGCCCACTTCGGCGACGGCGTGCTCAGGGCGGGCGACGTGGCCGCCGGTGTGCTCGGCGCCGTGGTGCGTGACCCGTCCTCCGACCGCGTCGTGTGGCAGGAGTACCTGGAGGCGGTCGTACGGGAACGTGACGGCTGGAAGGACTTCTACCGCGCCTGCCGAGAGGTCTCCCCGTGA